Proteins from a genomic interval of Gossypium hirsutum isolate 1008001.06 chromosome A09, Gossypium_hirsutum_v2.1, whole genome shotgun sequence:
- the LOC121206157 gene encoding protein LATERAL ROOT PRIMORDIUM 1 isoform X2 produces MGMVGLRDFVVVAPASFNHHHHHHHHHHTQDPIMSNDQISGPSASTALGVGVGVFPLLTAAPCLAPLNVEDPDLFNNNGRTKLSGMQLWQDQNSSPHNYLKKPSSFPDSNNSSSMKLIQSSGGGGIGDGESGGSGSSSATTCQDCGNQAKKDCSHKRCRTCCKSRGFDCPTHVKSTWVPAARRRERQLMAAAVTTAGAGSSGSTSGAKKPRLITSQNTTTSHTSTSNTTPRSFDTSSNAGFKETLPGQVRAPAVFKCVRVTAVEDGDDEFAYQAIVKIGGHVFKGFLYDQGVEGRDGFPNISELHLGGGPGSGGNGGGGRNGGSSSSPVLDPSEVYAATGGCFLGSSYGNPIN; encoded by the exons ATGGGGATGGTTGGTCTCCGAGATTTCGTCGTTGTTGCTCCTGCCTCGTTtaatcaccaccaccaccatcatcatcaccatcatacTCAAGATCCCATCATGTCAAATGATCAAATCAGTGGTCCAAGTGCTTCCACCGCACTTGGTGTTGGCGTTGGCGTTTTCCCGCTTCTTACAGCAGCTCCATGTCTAGCTCCACTGAATGTGGAAGACCCCGATTTGTTCAATAACAATGGTCGTACCAAGCTCAGCGGGATGCAGTTATGGCAGGATCAAAATTCTTCCCCTCACAATTATCTTAAAAAACCATCCTCATTCCCTGATAGCAATAATTCGTCTTCTATGAAGTTGATACAAAGCAGTGGCGGGGGTGGGATTGGAGATGGAGAGAGTGGTGGTTCGGGATCAAGCTCAGCGACCACGTGTCAAGATTGCGGGAACCAAGCTAAGAAAGACTGTTCCCATAAGAGATGTAGAACATGTTGTAAAAGCCGAGGTTTTGATTGCCCTACTCACGTGAAGAGCACGTGGGTACCCGCTGCTAGGAGACGAGAACGTCAGCTCATGGCGGCTGCAGTCACCACTGCTGGTGCTGGCTCGTCTGGGTCGACTTCCGGAGCTAAGAAACCGAGACTCATAACTTCGCAGAACACAACTACTTCTCATACATCAACTTCAAACACTACTCCTAGAAGCTTTGACACTAGCTCAA ACGCAGGTTTTAAAGAGACACTGCCGGGGCAAGTACGTGCACCGGCGGTATTCAAGTGCGTCAGAGTGACAGCGGTGGAGGACGGTGACGATGAGTTTGCATATCAAGCAATCGTTAAGATTGGTGGACATGTTTTCAAAGGGTTTCTTTATGATCAAGGAGTCGAAGGAAGAGATGGATTCCCTAATATATCTGAATTGCATTTAGGTGGTGGCCCAGGCAGCGGTGGCAATGGTGGTGGTGGGAGAAATGGCGGATCATCGTCGTCTCCGGTTCTTGATCCTTCTGAAGTTTATGCAGCCACCGGAGGTTGCTTTCTTGGTTCAAGTTATGGTAATCCAATAAATTAA
- the LOC121206157 gene encoding protein LATERAL ROOT PRIMORDIUM 1 isoform X1, with translation MGMVGLRDFVVVAPASFNHHHHHHHHHHTQDPIMSNDQISGPSASTALGVGVGVFPLLTAAPCLAPLNVEDPDLFNNNGRTKLSGMQLWQDQNSSPHNYLKKPSSFPDSNNSSSMKLIQSSGGGGIGDGESGGSGSSSATTCQDCGNQAKKDCSHKRCRTCCKSRGFDCPTHVKSTWVPAARRRERQLMAAAVTTAGAGSSGSTSGAKKPRLITSQNTTTSHTSTSNTTPRSFDTSSSNQDAGFKETLPGQVRAPAVFKCVRVTAVEDGDDEFAYQAIVKIGGHVFKGFLYDQGVEGRDGFPNISELHLGGGPGSGGNGGGGRNGGSSSSPVLDPSEVYAATGGCFLGSSYGNPIN, from the exons ATGGGGATGGTTGGTCTCCGAGATTTCGTCGTTGTTGCTCCTGCCTCGTTtaatcaccaccaccaccatcatcatcaccatcatacTCAAGATCCCATCATGTCAAATGATCAAATCAGTGGTCCAAGTGCTTCCACCGCACTTGGTGTTGGCGTTGGCGTTTTCCCGCTTCTTACAGCAGCTCCATGTCTAGCTCCACTGAATGTGGAAGACCCCGATTTGTTCAATAACAATGGTCGTACCAAGCTCAGCGGGATGCAGTTATGGCAGGATCAAAATTCTTCCCCTCACAATTATCTTAAAAAACCATCCTCATTCCCTGATAGCAATAATTCGTCTTCTATGAAGTTGATACAAAGCAGTGGCGGGGGTGGGATTGGAGATGGAGAGAGTGGTGGTTCGGGATCAAGCTCAGCGACCACGTGTCAAGATTGCGGGAACCAAGCTAAGAAAGACTGTTCCCATAAGAGATGTAGAACATGTTGTAAAAGCCGAGGTTTTGATTGCCCTACTCACGTGAAGAGCACGTGGGTACCCGCTGCTAGGAGACGAGAACGTCAGCTCATGGCGGCTGCAGTCACCACTGCTGGTGCTGGCTCGTCTGGGTCGACTTCCGGAGCTAAGAAACCGAGACTCATAACTTCGCAGAACACAACTACTTCTCATACATCAACTTCAAACACTACTCCTAGAAGCTTTGACACTAGCTCAAGTAACCAAG ACGCAGGTTTTAAAGAGACACTGCCGGGGCAAGTACGTGCACCGGCGGTATTCAAGTGCGTCAGAGTGACAGCGGTGGAGGACGGTGACGATGAGTTTGCATATCAAGCAATCGTTAAGATTGGTGGACATGTTTTCAAAGGGTTTCTTTATGATCAAGGAGTCGAAGGAAGAGATGGATTCCCTAATATATCTGAATTGCATTTAGGTGGTGGCCCAGGCAGCGGTGGCAATGGTGGTGGTGGGAGAAATGGCGGATCATCGTCGTCTCCGGTTCTTGATCCTTCTGAAGTTTATGCAGCCACCGGAGGTTGCTTTCTTGGTTCAAGTTATGGTAATCCAATAAATTAA